A single genomic interval of Daucus carota subsp. sativus chromosome 1, DH1 v3.0, whole genome shotgun sequence harbors:
- the LOC108206514 gene encoding uncharacterized protein LOC108206514, whose amino-acid sequence MGRRRGSSAVNKLFAWVRRQSIKVKVFLAVTALVSSLLALKLLVKDHSHFFVASEAIHVSGIAVLIFKLTTQNNCSGLSLKTQELTAIFTAVRLYCSFLMEGDIHTVLDFATLVFTAWVIYMIRFKLRSTYIAELDNMPLYYLVVPCAILSVLIHPYTQHSFVSRILWAFCVYLESISVLPQLRMMQNAKMIEPFTAHYVFALGIARFLGCAHWILSVYDTAGTYLYLLGSGYFWLPMVLLSEVVQTFILADFCYYYVKSVVNGQLLVSLPPV is encoded by the exons ATGGGGAGAAGGAGAGGGAGCTCGGCGGTGAACAAATTGTTCGCATGGGTGAGAAGGCAATCGATCAAGGTCAAAGTGTTCTTGGCTGTGACGGCTCTTGTTTCCTCCCTGCTGGCTCTCAAATTGCTCGTCAAGGATCACTCCCATTTCTTTGTTGCTTCCGAAGCTATTCACGTCTCTGGCATCGCTGTCTTGATTTTTAAGCTCACTACCCAGAACAATTGCTCTG GGCTCTCTCTCAAGACACAAGAGCTTACAGCTATATTCACAGCTGTCAGACTGTATTGTAGTTTTCTCATGGAAGGTGACATTCACACTGTGCTTGATTTTGCAACACTTGTTTTTACGGCATGGGTTATTTACATGATAAGGTTCAAATTAAGGTCAACCTACATAGCGGAGCTGGATAACATGCCACTATATTATCTG GTGGTGCCTTGTGCAATCCTAAGCGTATTGATCCACCCATATACACAGCACTCGTTTGTCAGCCGAATCCTTTGGGCATTCTGTGTCTACCTGGAGTCTATTTCAGTGTTGCCCCAGCTTCGCATGATGCAAAATGCAAAG ATGATCGAACCATTTACAGCCCATTATGTGTTTGCACTTGGCATTGCTCGATTTTTGGGATGTGCACATTGGATATTATCG GTTTATGATACTGCTGGAACATATCTGTACTTGCTTGGAAGCGGGTACTTTTGGCTACCAATGGTTCTGCTCTCTGAAGTTGTTCAAACCTTTATCCTGGCTGACTTCTGTTACTACTACGTGAAAAG TGTTGTCAACGGTCAGCTTCTAGTCAGCCTCCCTCCGGTTTAA
- the LOC108215785 gene encoding uncharacterized protein LOC108215785, translating into MMQVSTSLKTEEDENELSLELSIGRKCYDKNSTTMLPRKSSDFAICPKSQLDDLVFKPDIHALRRQEARKKRDQKLRFKSTLGGGGGGDRNGNACCVMNHEDHGILDDEEEEEEMPPRKKEKCLGLSGDNNITHNNVVSNCGPRKQEKLLVNDFKLKMNREPGLMGESPCPYPMQYVPFTNGFVYHPHGVMPSVVDKDKRVGFASAAGGNECLDKDRRVSFDVAACRSFRPYDTCRNLEMSVVNGKSDASSGGSSPAVSDHHNSALQGGSSSISFQQESRNVFGAGNGPKRSEIKSWNAMGMCSNEVKVRTKANHIVNTTLLGNIQVRELRCNEEPKPAATLEDPTLSTKNPIDPALLKKNISNAVITKPLKTQSECNSASPLPQMPCVSTTGNGPNGKTITGFLYRYTKTEVCIVCVCHGTSFSPAEFVKHAGGVDVEHPLRHITIVPSDLT; encoded by the exons ATGATGCAAGTTTCGACTAGTCTTAAAACGGAAGAAGATGAGAATGAGTTGAGTCTGGAGTTATCTATTGGAAGAAAATGTTACGACAAGAATAGCACCACAATGTTACCTCGTAAATCTTCGGATTTTGCAATCTGCCCCAAATCGCAATTAGATGACCTTGTATTCAAACCAGATATTCATGCTTTGAGGCGACAAGAAGCTCGAAAAAAGAGAGACCAAAAGCTCAGATTTAAATCCACAttaggaggaggaggaggaggagatcGCAACGGGAATGCTTGTTGTGTAATGAATCATGAGGATCATGGTATACTTGAcgatgaggaggaggaggaggagatgCCGCCACGAAAGAAAGAGAAATGCCTAGGCCTTTCGGGTGATAATAATATAACTCATAACAATGTGGTTTCGAATTGTGGACCGCGAAAACAAGAGAAATTACTAGTGAATGATTTCAAACTCAAGATGAATCGGGAGCCGGGTTTGATGGGTGAATCTCCCTGCCCCTACCCAATGCAATATGTCCCGTTTACGAATGGATTTGTGTATCATCCCCACGGGGTGATGCCTTCAGTAGTCGACAAGGACAAAAGGGTTGGTTTTGCAAGTGCTGCTGGTGGAAATGAGTGCTTGGACAAGGACAGGAGGGTTAGTTTCGACGTTGCAGCTTGCCGGAGTTTCAGGCCTTATGACACCTGCAGGAATTTAGAGATGAGTGTTGTAAATGGCAAATCAGATGCTTCTTCTGGAGGCAGTTCCCCTGCTGTTTCAGATCATCACAACTCAGCTCTGCaag GTGGTAGCAGCTCAATCAGTTTTCAACAAGAAAGTCGAAATGTCTTTGGTGCAGGCAATGGACCAAAGAGGTCTGAAATCAAAAGCTGGAATGCAATGGGAATGTGTTCTAATGAAGTCAAAGTTAGAACAAAAGCAAATCACATAGTAAACACGACATTATTAGGTAACATTCAAGTTAGAGAATTAAGGTGCAATGAAGAGCCGAAACCAGCTGCTACACTTGAGGATCCGACTTTAAGCACCAAGAACCCGATTGACCCTGCCCTGCTTAAGAAAAACATAAGCAATGCGGTCATCACCAAGCCTCTAAAGACTCAAAGTGAATGTAATAGTGCTTCGCCTCTCCCCCAAATGCCTTGTGTATCGACGACAGGAAATGGCCCCAACGGAAAAACTATCACCGGGTTCTTGTACAGGTACACCAAAACAGAAGTTTGCATTGTCTGTGTTTGTCATGGAACTTCATTTTCACCAGCTGAGTTTGTGAAGCACGCTGGGGGCGTAGATGTAGAGCATCCGCTTAGACACATCACTATAGTACCCTCCGATTTGACATAA
- the LOC108213090 gene encoding xanthotoxin 5-hydroxylase CYP82C4, translating to MDLSQCLLAFSLFFPFFLIAYYHFKRYGANAIRRKAPQLPGALPFIGHLHLLRGQQPLARILGNKADRFGPIFSLRLGHHYAVVISSWEMVKECFTTNDRNFATRPTMSVSKYLGYDYAAFAISPHGPYWRDIRKLVNLELLANRQLQKLKHHQSSELNMGIRELFLLCSENGGLASHVTISKWIDDLTFNTTIRMLVGKRFDSSSSPEDLHIKEAIKRVLYLGGVFVVSDFIPSLEWLDLGGYLNSMMHTSKEVDGILKKWLEEHVQKRKACGANVIDTDFMDAMLSTIGVDDKSMGYDRDTIIKATIQVIIMTGSESISETLIWAVSLLLNNPNSLKLATDELDRNVGRQRWVAESDMNKLTYLEAIVKETLRLYPPGPLSGPREATEDCYIGEYYIPKGTRLVVNLWKLHRDPRMWSEAEQFRPERFVEENKNVNHKGQNFEYIPFSSGRRMCPAMTYGFEMVQLVLARLLQAFTISTTLAVDMEEGLGIALPKVNPVQVVITPRLPLELYHQNI from the exons ATGGATCTGTCTCAATGTCTCCTtgcattttctttgtttttcccTTTTTTTCTCATTGCTTACTATCATTTCAAAAGATATGGTGCAAACGCTATTCGCCGCAAAGCCCCTCAACTTCCTGGAGCATTGCCCTTCATAGGCCACCTACATCTCTTAAGGGGTCAGCAGCCCTTGGCCCGAATTCTCGGGAACAAGGCTGATAGGTTTGGCCCCATTTTCTCTCTGCGGCTCGGACACCACTATGCAGTGGTGATTAGCAGTTGGGAGATGGTGAAAGAGTGTTTCACCACCAATGACAGAAATTTTGCTACAAGGCCGACTATGTCTGTGTCCAAATACTTGGGATACGATTATGCAGCCTTTGCGATTTCCCCTCACGGACCCTATTGGCGCGATATTCGTAAGCTTGTCAATCTTGAGCTCTTAGCCAACCGCCAGCTCCAGAAGTTGAAGCACCATCAATCATCCGAGCTCAATATGGGCATAAGGGAACTGTTCTTGTTATGCTCAGAAAATGGTGGACTCGCTAGCCATGTGACTATAAGCAAGTGGATTGATGACTTAACTTTCAACACAACCATAAGGATGCTTGTTGGTAAGCGATTTGATTCTAGTAGCAGTCCTGAGGATTTGCATATCAAAGAAGCCATCAAAAGAGTCTTGTATCTTGGTGGTGTATTTGTCGTGTCCGATTTCATTCCAAGTCTTGAATGGCTGGACTTGGGAGGCTATTTAAACTCTATGATGCATACTTCCAAGGAAGTCGATGGTATTTTGAAGAAATGGCTCGAAGAGCATGTCCAGAAAAGAAAAGCTTGCGGTGCTAATGTTATCGACACTGATTTCATGGACGCAATGCTGTCAACTATCGGCGTGGATGACAAATCTATGGGATATGACCGTGATACGATTATCAAGGCAACAATACAG GTTATCATCATGACGGGGTCAGAGAGCATTTCTGAAACACTAATATGGGCGGTGTCATTGCTACTTAACAATCCAAACTCCCTGAAACTAGCAACAGATGAGCTGGACCGCAATGTGGGAAGGCAGAGATGGGTAGCAGAGTCGGATATGAACAAGTTAACATATCTAGAAGCCATAGTAAAGGAAACACTACGTTTGTATCCACCAGGGCCCTTATCAGGACCCCGAGAAGCCACGGAAGATTGTTACATAGGTGAGTATTACATACCAAAAGGCACACGTTTAGTGGTGAACTTATGGAAACTGCATCGGGATCCAAGAATGTGGTCTGAGGCTGAGCAGTTTCGTCCTGAAAGGTTTGTTGAAGAAAACAAGAATGTGAATCACAAGGGTCAGAATTTCGAGTACATTCCATTCAGCTCGGGGAGGAGAATGTGCCCTGCAATGACATATGGGTTCGAAATGGTCCAACTTGTATTGGCCCGCCTGCTTCAAGCTTTTACTATCTCAACCACCTTGGCGGTGGATATGGAGGAGGGTTTGGGAATTGCATTGCCCAAGGTGAATCCTGTTCAAGTCGTCATCACTCCAAGGTTGCCTTTGGAGCTCTACCACCAAAATATATAA
- the LOC108201868 gene encoding replication protein A 70 kDa DNA-binding subunit B isoform X1, translated as MDSSSRKRGRPKLCVTKEVLEEHRTQKRLQNAARRGQGQPPGHLRLQFLKVLRRTCEATIVAVMEGEGWYYNCCPRCARKVQTTEGKYYCTFCSKEAGDFKPRFRLTVRVEDSTAQTTFTLFNKEAEQIVGIPVDKIIDELPEGTNIAEIPPVIRNIIGKRCVFDVKINEYNTVCGYEDYTVFRLKLSHQTEQASTSNKDNTDNSKKQRVN; from the exons ATGGATAGTTCCTCGAGAAAACGTGGTAGGCCAAAGCTTTGCGTGACCAAGGAGGTTCTAGAGGAGCACAGGACGCAAAAACGCTTGCAGAATGCCGCGCGTCGTGGCCAG GGTCAGCCACCAGGACATCTCAGGCTGCAATTCCTCAAG GTTCTACGACGGACATGCGAGGCGACAATAGTGGCGGTGATGGAAGGCGAGGGATGGTACTACAATTGTTGCCCACGATGCGCCCGCAAAGTACAGACTACTGAGGGGAAGTATTACTGCACATTCTGCTCTAAGGAGGCCGGAGACTTCAAGCCACG GTTCAGACTTACCGTCCGAGTGGAAGATTCAACAGCCCAAACAACTTTCACCCTCTTCAATAAGGAGGCGGAACAGATCGTCGGCATACCAGTGGACAAAATTATCGACGAGCTTCCAGAG GGCACTAACATTGCAGAAATACCCCCGGTCATTAGGAACATAATTGGAAAGCGTTGCGTGTTCGATGTCAAGATTAATGAATATAACACTGTCTGCGGTTACGAAGATTACACGGTGTTTCGCCTTAAACTAAGCCACCAGACGGAACAGGCCTCCACCAGCAACAAAGACAACACAGACAACTCAAAGAAACAGAGGGTCAACTGA
- the LOC108201860 gene encoding nuclear transport factor 2, whose translation MAAEAPAVTPQIVGHAFVQQYYLILHQSPALVHRFYKDISKLGRPEDDGTTSITTTMSAINEKILSLNYGEFRAEIKTVDAQESLNTGVHVLVTGYLTGKDNVVRDFAQTFFLAPQERGGYFVLNDMFRYLEKANQPYEDQVLNTEYEVPVAVEQEANPVQEDHMTERNDALASEPNEESLHNVSENGEIKFEKEEEAVAEMVDEEPVAEVVDEEPIAEVVDEEPVAEVEEVRVQEVIQELPNNSEAVVESNTKSEVPKKSYASIVKDLKEKGLPFSSPAPVLRKTPQKSREQQMKSTPPASSTTDVSASILNSAENVNQDLESESYSIYIKGLPYNATPSLLDDEFKKYGTIRNGGIQVRSKQGFCFGFVEYEEASAVQRAIEASPISMGGRKAIVEEKKSTNSGVNNRGRFPAGRAANFRNDSGYRNEGIRGRGNYGPGRGYGRGESNGKTEFSNKGNYRGGSSNNMNNGYQRDENLGTSGGRMVRSNGMLGSGNGKNMAPRVPATA comes from the exons ATGGCGGCTGAGGCACCTGCTGTCACCCCTCAAATT GTTGGGCATGCATTTGTTCAACAGTATTACCTTATACTTCATCAATCCCCTGCGCTTGTACATCGTTTTTATAAGGATATCAGCAAACTTGGTCGTCCTGAAGATGATGGTACCACGAGTATCACTACCACCATGAGT GCTATCAATGAAAAGATTTTATCCCTCAACTATGGTGAATTTAGGGCAGAGATTAAAACAGTTGATGCACAAGAGTCACTGAATACTGGGGTTCATGTCCTTGTAACTGGTTACCTCACTGGAAAGGACAATGTGGTGCGGGATTTTGCTCAGACTTTCTTCCTTGCACCACAAGAACGAGGGGGCTATTTTGTGCTTAATGACATGTTTCGATATCTGGAGAAGGCTAATCAGCCTTATGAAGATCAGGTTCTCAATACTGAGTATGAGGTTCCTGTCGCTGTTGAGCAAG AAGCGAATCCTGTGCAGGAGGATCACATGACTGAGCGAAATGATGCTTTGGCATCGGAGCCTAATGAGGAATCATTACACAATGTATCTGAGAATGgagaaataaaatttgaaaaagaggAAGAGGCTGTAGCTGAGATGGTTGACGAAGAGCCAGTAGCTGAGGTTGTTGACGAAGAGCCAATTGCCGAGGTTGTTGACGAAGAGCCTGTAGCTGAGGTTGAAGAAGTACGAGTCCAAGAGGTTATCCAAGAATTGCCAAATAATTCAGAGGCGGTTGTTGAATCTAATACTAAAAGTGAAGTACCAAAAAAGTCTTATGCTTCTATA GTGAAAGATTTAAAGGAAAAAGGTCTACCTTTCTCATCTCCAGCACCTGTGTTGCGTAAAACTCCACAAAAGAGTCGAGAGCAACAAATGAAATCTACTCCGCCTGCAAGCTCAACTACTGATGTGTCGGCCTCTATTTTAAATTCTGCTGAAAATGTGAACCAAGATCTAGAAT CGGAAAGCTACTCTATATACATAAAGGGTCTTCCATATAATGCCACGCCTTCTCTTCTCGATGATGAGTTTAAGAAATATGGTACTATAAGGAATGGTGGCATTCAAGTTAGAAGCAAG CAAGGTTTCTGTTTTGGCTTTGTGGAGTATGAGGAGGCAAGTGCCGTGCAAAGAGCGATTGAG GCTTCACCAATATCGATGGGGGGACGCAAAGCAATTGTTGAAGAAAAGAAATCCACAAATTCAGGAG TAAATAACCGTGGAAGGTTTCCAGCTGGAAGGGCAGCTAATTTCAGGAATGATTCTGGATATAGGAATGAGGGCATAAGAGGGCGTGGAAACTATGGGCCTGGCAGAGGATACGGCCGAGGAGAATCTAATGGCAAGACAGAATTCAGTAACAAAGGCAACTATCGAGGAGGTTCAAGCAATAACATGAATAATGGGTACCAGAGGGATGAAAATTTGGGTACTAGTGGCGGACGCATGGTCCGATCTAATGGTATGCTTGGTAGTGGAAATGGAAAAAACATGGCACCAAGGGTACCTGCTACCGCTTGA
- the LOC108201868 gene encoding replication protein A 70 kDa DNA-binding subunit B isoform X2 — protein MQGQPPGHLRLQFLKVLRRTCEATIVAVMEGEGWYYNCCPRCARKVQTTEGKYYCTFCSKEAGDFKPRFRLTVRVEDSTAQTTFTLFNKEAEQIVGIPVDKIIDELPEGTNIAEIPPVIRNIIGKRCVFDVKINEYNTVCGYEDYTVFRLKLSHQTEQASTSNKDNTDNSKKQRVN, from the exons ATGCAGGGTCAGCCACCAGGACATCTCAGGCTGCAATTCCTCAAG GTTCTACGACGGACATGCGAGGCGACAATAGTGGCGGTGATGGAAGGCGAGGGATGGTACTACAATTGTTGCCCACGATGCGCCCGCAAAGTACAGACTACTGAGGGGAAGTATTACTGCACATTCTGCTCTAAGGAGGCCGGAGACTTCAAGCCACG GTTCAGACTTACCGTCCGAGTGGAAGATTCAACAGCCCAAACAACTTTCACCCTCTTCAATAAGGAGGCGGAACAGATCGTCGGCATACCAGTGGACAAAATTATCGACGAGCTTCCAGAG GGCACTAACATTGCAGAAATACCCCCGGTCATTAGGAACATAATTGGAAAGCGTTGCGTGTTCGATGTCAAGATTAATGAATATAACACTGTCTGCGGTTACGAAGATTACACGGTGTTTCGCCTTAAACTAAGCCACCAGACGGAACAGGCCTCCACCAGCAACAAAGACAACACAGACAACTCAAAGAAACAGAGGGTCAACTGA